A portion of the Sphingobacterium spiritivorum genome contains these proteins:
- a CDS encoding UDP-N-acetylmuramoyl-L-alanyl-D-glutamate--2,6-diaminopimelate ligase, protein MIKLKDILHAIPVQEVVGQLDVEVTSLCFDSRQANEGSLFVAVRGVHTDGHLFIEKAIQQGCTLIMVEEMPEEKNEGVTYMMVADTAYALGIAAGNFYGNPSRELKLVGVTGTNGKTTIATLLFNLFTALGYHVGLLSTVQNQIGDRIIPATHTTPDPVALNALLREMVDEGCDYCFMEVSSHAVVQQRIAGLRFAGGIFSNITHDHLDFHKTFDNYIKAKKKFFDDLDRFAFALTNGDEKNGSVMLQNTFAHKKTYGLKGVADFKAKIIESHFDGMLLNIEGHEVWVKLVGEFNAYNILAVYGAAILLEQETVKVLTALSQITGAEGRFEAITSKNGVIGIVDYAHTPDAVANVLSTINNLRKKEQQIITVLGCGGDRDKTKRPEMAEVAAKMSDKVIITSDNPRTEDPVQIIKDMEPGIPADRKKNVFSITDRKEAIRAACHLAQPGDIVLVAGKGHEKYQDINGVKHHFDDREELEKTFNE, encoded by the coding sequence ATGATAAAACTAAAAGACATATTGCATGCTATTCCGGTACAGGAAGTGGTGGGTCAGCTGGATGTTGAGGTGACTTCATTATGTTTTGATTCCCGTCAGGCGAATGAGGGTAGTCTTTTTGTTGCTGTTCGTGGCGTGCATACAGACGGACATTTGTTTATCGAAAAGGCTATTCAGCAAGGTTGTACTCTCATTATGGTGGAAGAGATGCCGGAGGAAAAGAACGAAGGGGTTACTTATATGATGGTTGCAGATACCGCTTATGCATTGGGTATTGCTGCCGGTAATTTCTACGGAAATCCTTCGCGTGAATTGAAGCTGGTCGGGGTGACAGGTACAAATGGTAAGACCACGATTGCAACATTACTGTTCAATCTGTTTACAGCTCTTGGGTATCATGTAGGCTTGCTTTCTACCGTTCAGAATCAGATCGGAGACCGTATTATTCCTGCCACACATACGACTCCGGATCCGGTAGCATTGAATGCATTGCTCCGGGAAATGGTAGATGAAGGCTGTGACTATTGTTTTATGGAAGTCAGTTCGCATGCTGTCGTACAGCAGCGTATTGCGGGGCTTCGCTTTGCCGGAGGTATTTTCAGCAATATCACACACGATCATCTGGATTTTCATAAGACATTTGATAATTACATAAAAGCGAAAAAGAAATTTTTTGATGATCTGGATCGCTTCGCATTTGCATTGACCAATGGAGATGAGAAGAATGGTTCTGTCATGCTACAGAATACGTTTGCGCATAAGAAAACATACGGACTAAAAGGTGTGGCTGATTTTAAAGCCAAAATTATTGAAAGCCATTTTGATGGTATGCTGCTCAATATTGAGGGACATGAAGTGTGGGTTAAGCTGGTTGGTGAGTTTAATGCTTATAATATTCTGGCAGTATATGGAGCTGCAATCTTACTGGAGCAGGAGACGGTAAAAGTCCTGACTGCCCTTAGCCAGATCACAGGTGCGGAAGGACGCTTTGAAGCAATCACATCTAAAAACGGAGTGATTGGTATTGTGGACTATGCTCATACGCCGGATGCGGTTGCAAATGTGCTGAGCACCATTAACAATCTACGCAAAAAAGAACAGCAGATTATCACAGTGCTGGGCTGCGGAGGCGATCGGGATAAAACAAAACGTCCAGAGATGGCTGAAGTTGCTGCCAAAATGAGTGATAAAGTGATTATAACTTCCGATAATCCACGCACCGAAGATCCGGTACAGATTATCAAAGATATGGAGCCGGGCATTCCTGCAGACAGAAAGAAAAATGTATTCTCGATCACAGATCGTAAAGAAGCTATCCGTGCGGCATGTCATCTTGCTCAGCCAGGCGACATTGTTCTTGTCGCAGGTAAAGGGCATGAAAAATATCAGGA